Proteins from a genomic interval of Oncorhynchus mykiss isolate Arlee chromosome 21, USDA_OmykA_1.1, whole genome shotgun sequence:
- the f13a1b gene encoding coagulation factor XIII A chain, which translates to MSDSEPAAKPQPQVSHRGRSAAPIATSNADGEEVPEFEPFGLMPRGPPPLQEFLDIWDVNMLRKPDEVNKRQHTTHLYATDNLIVRRGQEFQLKVTFDRPYKPSDDQFAVEFVIGGSPQFSKGTYIPVSVASDRQSPWAGRVVDSADNVVTVGITPAPDCIVGKWRTYVAVVTPYGIRRTRQDENRDVYILFNPWAAADSVFLDDGNEREECVLNEVGVIYHGAFDDVSERPWNFGQFDYGVLDACLFIMDKAAMPITNRGDPIKVARKASAMLNSRDDDGVLVGSWSGDYTYGVAPTSWTGSTEILLNYSSSKMPVCYAQCWVYAAVFNTFLRCLGIPARVVTNFFSSHDNDGNLKTDIILDENGRIDKQRTKDSIWNYHCWNECYMSRPDLPQGFGGWQAVDATPQETSDGMYRCGPASVQAIKHGQICFPFDAPFVFAEVNSDVVFYSRNPRDGTLEPVKVNSSHVGRMVVTKAPGQDTRRDITDQYKFPEGSPEERTVLEKAEEYGCQREKVTLPEADVELNMPLIEVRVGDDFELKLEFNNKSGQSRTGEMYVSGNVVYYTGVTSSEFLFKTPKVTLDPMKAEKKVIQVRSQDYMRKLVEQANLHFIATGKVKETGQIVTAMRVVTLHNPKLSVQVSGLAKVSEEMFVTVEFTNPFKFNLEDVYIRVEGPGVMPPKYKHYSLILAGSSMTWTESFTPRREGPTKLMASLDCAALRQVYGQAQLTVKP; encoded by the exons AGTTCTTGGACATCTGGGACGTGAACATGCTGCGGAAGCCAGACGAGGTCAATAAGCGGCAGCACACCACCCACCTGTATGCCACTGACAACCTCATCGTTCGAAGGGGACAGGAGTTCCAGCTGAAGGTGACCTTCGACCGTCCCTACAAGCCCTCCGACGACCAGTTCGCTGTGGAGTTCGTCATCG GGGGCAGTCCCCAGTTTAGTAAGGGCACCTACATCCCTGTGTCTGTGGCCAGTGACCGCCAGAGCCCGTGGGCCGGCCGGGTGGTGGACAGCGCAGACAACGTGGTCACGGTGGGGATCACCCCAGCGCCAGACTGCATTGTGGGAAAGTGGCGCACGTACGTGGCGGTGGTGACGCCATACGGAATccgcaggacaaggcaggacgaGAATCGAGACGTCTATATCCTGTTCAACCCCTGGGCGGCAG CTGATTCTGTGTTCCTGGATGACGGCAATGAGAGGGAGGAGTGTGTTCTCAACGAGGTGGGGGTCATCTACCACGGGGCGTTTGACGACGTGTCTGAGCGGCCCTGGAACTTTGGCCAG TTTGACTACGGGGTGCTGGATGCGTGTCTGTTCATCATGGATAAAGCTGCCATGCCCATCACCAACAGGGGGGACCCCATCAAAGTAGCCCGGAAGGCCTCAGCCATG ctgAACTCTCGTGACGATGACGGGGTGCTGGTGGGGAGCTGGAGTGGTGACTACACCTACGGAGTGGCACCCACCTCCTGGACTGGAAGTACTGAGATCCTCCTCAACTACTCCAGCAGCAAGATGCCCGTCTGCTATGCCCAGTGCTGGGTCTACGCTGCCGTCTTTAACACCT TCTTGCGCTGTCTGGGGATCCCCGCCAGGGTTGTCACCAACTTCTTCTCTTCCCACGACAACGACGGCAACCTGAAAACTGACATCATCCTGGATGAGAACGGCAGAATTGACAAGCAACGCACCAAGGACTCAATCTG GAACTACCATTGCTGGAACGAGTGCTACATGAGCAGGCCAGACCTTCCTCAAGGGTTTGGGGGCTGGCAGGCTGTGGATGCTACGCCCCAAGAGACCAGTGATG GGATGTACAGGTGTGGCCCTGCGTCCGTCCAGGCCATCAAACATGGCCAGATCTGCTTCCCGTTCGACGCACCTTTCGTGTTTGCTGAG GTGAACAGTGATGTGGTGTTCTACTCGCGGAACCCCCGAGACGGGACCCTGGAGCCGGTCAAAGTCAACAGCAGCCATGTTGGTAGGATGGTGGTGACCAAAGCTCCCGGTCAGGACACCCGGCGTGACATCACTGACCAGTACAAGTTCCCCGAAG GTAGCCCCGAGGAGCGCACGGTTCTGGAGAAGGCAGAGGAGTACGGTTGTCAGCGTGAGAAGGTCACCCTTCCAGAGGCTGACGTGGAGCTGAACATGCCCCTGATCGAGGTGAGGGTGGGGGATGACTTCGAGCTGAAGCTGGAGTTCAACAACAAGAGTGGCCAGTCTCGCACCGGGGAGATGTATGTCAGTGGCAACGTGGTGTATTACACAGGAGTCACCAGCTCTGAGTTCCTCTTCAAGACCCCTAAAGTGACATTGGATCCCATGAAAG CTGAGAAGAAGGTGATCCAGGTGCGTTCCCAGGACTACATGAGAAAGCTGGTGGAGCAGGCCAACCTCCACTTCATTGCCACTGGGAAGGTCAAGGAGACGGGTCAGATTGTCACCGCCATGAGGGTCGTCACTCTTCACAACCCCAAACTCTCTGTCCAG GTGTCTGGTCTGGCTAAGGTGAGTGAGGAGATGTTTGTGACTGTGGAGTTCACCAACCCGTTCAAGTTCAACCTGGAGGATGTGTACATTCGCGTGGAGGGGCCAGGAGTCATGCCACCCAAGTATAAACATTACAG TCTGATCCTGGCTGGCTCGTCCATGACGTGGACAGAGAGTTTTACCCCGCGAAGGGAGGGACCCACCAAGCTGATGGCCAGTCTGGACTGTGCTGCACTCAGGCAGGTGTACGGTCAGGCCCAGCTGACCGTCAAGCCCTGA